In the Mesorhizobium sp. M1D.F.Ca.ET.043.01.1.1 genome, ACCGGCGCCAATCCCAATTACCTCATTTCCCATTATGTCAGCAGCATAGTAGGGGCCTTGTGCGAATTCCTCGACCAGTATCCTCCGCGAGGATAGCCATATGTGCTTCTCGCTCAACAGATAGGCCGTATGCTCGGCCACCTCGTCGAAGTTGCGGCACAATCGGACTCCGATACTGCCGCCGTTTACAGTTGGCTTGAGAATCACCGGCAGACCGATCTCTGCGGCAGCCCTTTCAACGTCCCTAGCATTCGCTGCCACGCGAAAGGCAGGCATCGGAACGCCTGCCTTCGCAAGAAGCTGACGTTGAGTGAATTTGTCTCGGCATCTTTCAATAGATGCGGGGTTCGGTCCAAGTAGATCGAAACGCCGGCAGAGCTCACCAACCGTCGAATAGTCCATCACTCTGCCCGTAATTCCAGCAATATGATAGGTCGCAAGTATCCGGGTACATTCGCGGATTAGCGCATTGACATCGCTTGTGTCGACGCGGATTGCCTCGATCCCTTCCGCCGCAAGATAGTCGTCGCAAGTTGGACCAGCCGAAAAGATAATTGGGTGAAGACCAAGACGCTGGGCCGCTTGGACGTATAGCAGACCACAACCCCATGGACCGCCTTCCACCAAGATGAATGCTTTCCTTCCCATTGCTTTTAATCCTCTGTTGCGAGCTGCGCGGCGGTCAGAGTGTAGATGGACCAGCTTTTTTGCCGTGCCTTCCCTCAGCCGTGCCATGAAGCTAGCATTCTCAGCGCTCTGCGGTTGCAAAGATTTCGTAAAAATTAGTGAAAGGATCTGTTGCAAGATTTGGTAGCCGGCTGTGTGATAGGAGCGTCTCGACGGGTTCTGGAGTTGCAAGGTCCAATGTCGCGAGTTGGCGGGATGCCGAGTTCCGCACGAAAAGGAGCATTGCATCTGCGGTGGCGAAGACGGTGGTTCGGATGTGACGAACGCGGGGACAATTACGATTGAGGGAACAACGAGTTCAGGAACGTGTGCGGTGGGACTGCGTGTGGCCGTCATAGGGATTGCCGGGCAGTGCTTTTGCATGCAGGGCGAACTGGCCACCCTTGGAGCGCTTCAGCGTAGTGGCCACCGACACCTTCACCCCGAACTCGTAGGGCATATGCGCCTTGACCTTGCCGATGCATTCTACCGCGTGTGCGTGCAGGCTGTGGATCTTGCGGCCGCGCTGGCGCTGGCGTTGCAACGGTGGCCGCCTGGTAGCGCGGCCATTTGAAGAGCGCATCCAGCCCCGCATCGCCGGCGATCTGGCGACCGATGTCGCGAATGGTCCGGCCGAGATAGGTCTTGAGCCTGCGCAGCGCCTTGTTCGCCCGCTTGAACTGCTTGGCGTGGGCATAGCGCTGATGGCTGATCAGCGCCAGCTTGCCGACCCGCATAGCTCTGGCGCAAATGGAGCCCCTTCCTCTTGGCCAGCCGCACCGGCCGTTCGCGCGCCCGGTGGATGAGCTTGGCGTTGGTCGGGAACATGACTTTCTTCGGCTGCACGGTCGTGTCGACGATGACCTCGCGCGTATCGGCCGGCTTCATCGCCCCGGTCTTGACCGCAAGGCTGAGGCTCTCCTGCAACCGCGCCACGATCCGCTCCTCGCCCATACGGCTGCGCCAACGCGTCATCGAGGAGCGGTCAAACGGCAGCGTATGGCAAAAGAACGTCTCGCCGGTGAGATACTGGAAGTAAGGGTTCTCCACCCAGCGCTCGCACAGCAACCTCATCCGACAGGTGGAAGGTGTGCTTGAGGATCGCCAGCCCCATCAGCCGGGTCGGCAGCGGCGGCATGCCGGGGCCGTCCGAATAGACGGCGCCGAAACGCTCCTCCAGCACCGGTGAGTCGATCGCCTGCGCCAGCCGCACCAGCTCGTGCTTCATGTTGATGATCTGATCGAGCCTGGAGCGGAACAGATCCTGCTCTCCCGTCTCGCGCTTATCGCGTGGCTTGGACATTCGCCGTCCCCTCGATTCGCCGCCGCCGAACCGAGTGAATCACGCTCCGCAGCACAAGGGAATCGCAAACCGAATTGCAGGAAACAGAGCTCATAAATCGCGAATCCCTGCAATTCCAAAGCCGCCATCCGCCTCAATCAACATGCCAGATCAATGGCTTGCGGATAGTTCACGGTCGACTTACCATGCATGCTTCAGGCGCGCCTGAAGCCCTGACAACCATTGGCAATGGCCAAACCGCCGCTGTGCACAATCCCAAATACTACTTCGCAGCGCCATTCCTTACGACGTCGGCTACTGAGTCAATATCGTGAGGCAGCGCTGGCGGGCCGCCGTGAACTTGCAAGCCTTGGATAAGCTCGATGAACCTCCCGCTCATTAGCCGATGTTGAAAGCCCGAAGGACGCGGATCCTATAGCCAATGCAGCACAAGACGGGTTTCACTGGGCGAGCCAGCACGCTGACGTGTGCTGCGGTCCCACTTCGATCGCCGGCGGCTCCTCCTCCTTGCAGCGGCCGAAGGTGCGTGGGCAACGCGGATGGAAACGGCAGCCCTTCGGAAGACGGGCGGCGCTTGGAACATCGCCCTGCAGGGCCGGCAGCTGGGGGCGATCTGAGTTGCCGCCAATCTGCGGGGTCGCGTTGCGAAGCGCGACGGTGTACGGGTGGCGGGGGTTGAATGTGATTTCGTCGGCGCTGCCGATCTCGACCACCCGCCCAAGGTAGAGGACGGCAATCCGGTCGGCGATCAACCAAGCAAGAGGCAAATCGTGGGTGATGAACAGCAGCGCCATATTGTGCTTGTCGCGCAAGTCAACCAGGACCTGAAGAATCTGTGCGCGTATCGAGACATCGAGCATCGACACAGGTTCGTCAGCGACGATGAGCTCGGGCTTCACAGCAAGCGCTCCGGCGATCACAACCCGCTGGCGCTGCCCGCCGGAGAGTTCATGTGGAAAGCGGACGAAGAAATCACTGGGAGGATTGAGCCCGGCGGACGCTAGAGCTTCGCTCACCCGCTCTGCGAGTTGGGTGGCGTTAACGACCAGCCGCAGTGAACGTAACGGCTCTGCCACAATATCGAACACAGTGTGTCGCGGGTTCAACGCCTGATATGCATCCTGAAAGATCATCTGCACGCGATGCCGATAAGGACGAAGGGCTGAGGCGCCTTGAACCGACGTCATGTCGCGGCCTTTGAACAACAACCTGCCGCCTGTTGGTTGAGCAAGCTTGGTAATGACGCGGCCCACCGTCGTCTTGCCACTTCCCGATTCTCCGACTAGGGCGACGATCTCCCCCCGTCCGATGTCGAGGTCGATCCCGTCGACCGCTCGCACGGCGCCGGCAGGTCGACCCAGGAAACAGTCGAATAGCCCGCTCTGGATAGGAAAATGGACCTGGAGGCTCTCGAGACGCAGGATGTCGGCGGTTTCAGGCATGAGCTGCAACCTTCTCTTCTTGCGGCAAGGACCGGTGAAGGTGACAGGCCACACGTCCCTGTCCGCACTCATCGAAACTAGGGATGACCGTCGCGCAAACCCCCATAGCCGACGGGCAACGCGGATGGAAAGCGCAGCCTGACGGCCGATTCATCAAGTTGGGGGGATCACCGGGTATTGGCCGAATGATCTTTTTGCCATTCGCCGGGTTCGGAATCGAGTCGATCAACAGCCTGGTGTAGGGATGCTTCGGCTTGGCGAAGATCTCGGCGACAGCGCCGTCCTCGACGATCCGGCCCGCATACATGATCATCACGCGATCACAAGTCTCGGCCACCACAGAAAGATCGTGGGTGATCAAAATGAGGGCAAGGTTAAGCCGGGATCGCAAGTCACCCAGCAATTTGAGGATCTGAGCCTGTGTAATAACATCCAGGGCTGTCGTAGGCTCGTCGCCGATAATGATTGAGGGGCGACACGCGAGGGCCATGGCGATCATCACTCTTTGTCGCATTCCGCCCGACAATTCGTGCGGATAGGCGGAACCGCGATCGGCCGGAATGCCGACGAGTTCGAGCAGCTCTCTTGCCCGCGCGATTGCTTCGCCACGCGACATGCCAAGCTTCAGCATGCATGGCTCGGCAATCTGCTTGATGATGCGGTGAACGGGATTAAGCGCATTCATCGCGCCCTGGAAGACCACAGACGTTTCACTCCAGCGATGTGGCCGCATCGCCGCGTCGTTGTCGATCGGCAGTCGGCTACCGCGATAGCGCACCTCGCCCTTGCCGACCCGTGCGTTGGGAGACAGCAGGCCGGCGATCGCCATTGCGGTCGTGGTCTTGCCACTGCCTGATTCACCGACCAGCGCCACGGCCTCGCCGGCGCGGAGCGCGAAGGTCACATTGTCGATCGCTCGCAATGAAACGCCCTTGAGCCCATAGTCGACAGCGAGACCGTCGATTTCCAGAAGCGATACCCTGTCCCGGGAGGGGCTTGTCATGGAATCACCCTGCGGCGTGGATTGAATGTGTCGTCGAGGGCATTGCCAATCAGGACGAAGCTAAGCGAAACCGTGAGCGCGCATAGCCCGGGCGCGCCGAGGTACCACCAGGCTCCAGCACTGGCCGCACCGGCGCGCTGTGCGAGCGAAAGCAGGGTGCCCCATGAAGGCTGCAACGGATCGCCAAGCCCTAGGAACGAAAGCGATGTCTCAACGTAAATTGCGCCGGCGACGACCAGAGCACCATTGGCTGCGATTTGCGGCACGAGATTTGGGAGGATGTGCCGCAGCATGATGCTGAGGTTGCTGCTGCCCGCAACGCGCGCGCGATCAACGAATGTTCGCTCCTTAAGCGACAGTGTCTGGCTGCGAACGATACGTGCGACGAACGCCCAGCTTGTCATGCCGATAACGACAATGATTACGAAAATAGAAGGACGGAAACCGAGGATTTCACCGCGCCCCATTACTTCGAGAAGCACGGGTGTGATGACCAGCGCCAGCACGAAGGAGGGAACTACAAAAAAGAAATCGGTCAAGCGCATCAGCCAGACGTCGACCCAGCCGCCAAAGTAACCCGCGGTCATTCCGACCGTAGTCCCGACGATGAGGCTAATCACGGTCGCCAGCAGCGCGATCGTAAGCGAGATCCGGGCACCATGGACGACCAGATTGAGTACGTCCCGCCCGACTTCGTCTGTCCCCAGCAGATGCTGGCTTGATGGCGATGCGAGGAAGTCACCAGCTGCGGTGGCTACGGTCTCAAGCGGGCCAACGAGGATATTGGGCACAGAAGCCAGCACAAGGAAGAACAACAAACAAGAAAGGCCAAGCCTAGCCCCACCATAGCCAAGAAATTGGCGCAGAAAATCTTTGATGACCAGGGCCCGGCTACGCGGAGAATATTTGACAATATTTTCGCTCATTGCCGGACTCGCGGATCAAGAAGGCCGTAAGCAAGATCAGCTACGAGGTTCGCAACAACGATCGATGCACCAAGCAACAGGAATATGCCTTGAAGGACTGGGTAATCCCGCGCATTGAGCGCCTCCACAGTCAGCCCGCCGATCCCTGGCCAGGCGAACACGGCTTCGACTGTGATGGCGCCGGCAACCACATAGCCAAGATTGAGGGTAATCAGCGTTACGACTGGCAGCATAGCATTACGAAATGCATGACGTATCAGCATCTGACCATTGGAGAGTCCCTTGGCCCGGGCAGTGACCATGTAATCCTCTGTGACGACGTCGCTCATTGCAGCACGAGCGACAACGACGTATTGGCCGATGAGTCCAAGGGTCACCGCCGTGACCGGAAGGGCGAGATGCCGCATGTAATCGAGCAGCCCATCAAGGGAACCGCTGACAGCGCCAGGCGAATGTGCACCATAGCCCGGGAACCAACCCAACGCCGTGCTGAAGATCACAACCAGGATCATGCCGAGCCAGAAAGATGGCGTAGAATAGAGCGCCAAGGAAGCTCCCGTAGCGATATGGTCAACGGCTCCTCCTCTGCGCCAGCCCGCATATATGCCAAGCACAACTCCGCATAAAATGGCGAGCAATTGGGCTAGACCAACCAGGGCGACGGTGGCCGGCAAGCGCTCCAAAATCAGGTCAGAGACTTGCCTACCCCTGAACTTGAAACTGTAGCCCAAATCGCCGTGGAGAGTCGCCGTCAAGTAGTCGACCATCTGGTCCGGAAACAGCGGCCGATTGAGCCCCCAATTCTGGCGCTGCGCCTCCATCTGCTCAGCGGTGACGCTGGTGCGGGCCCCGCCGAGCAAGAGCGATGCAGGGTCGCCAGGAATGACTCTGAATAGGATGAAATTCAGGGTCGCCACCATCAAGAGCGTCACAATCGCCCTGAGGAAAATCCGTCCGAGGCGCCGGCTCATCGGGTCTCGCTTTCCATCAGCGCCATCTTAGAGTGGCTTCACCCGATCGAGTGGAAAGTAGCTCCACATGGACAAGGCGTCCTGGGTCCCCCAACCTTCGAAGCAGTCCTTCCTATAGGCGTCGAGGACGAAGGGGTAACAAAGAATAATATAGGGCGCTTCGGTGTAAATCAGGCGCGCCGCCTGATCGACCAGCTCCCGGCTCTTTTTTAGGTCGACGGTATGTTCGACTTCAGACAACAGCTTGTCGAATTTGTCATTTTTCCAATACGATCTGTTGTCCTGGCCGATTGCCTTGCTGCTACCTAAGACGAGGAGGTCTTGGGGTGAAGGTGTCAACCAGTTCGAGGCGACCAGCACATCCCAACCGCCGCCACCCTTCGCCGGCGCCGCCGTCTTGGCATTAAGCGCACCAGAGTCGAACTGGGTGACCGATACGGGAATGCCAATTTGTCCGAGCCAGCCAACGACGAGTTGTACGGCCGAAGGCGGTATCGCGACCGAGTTCGCACCTGATCCGGTAATCAGCGACAGCTGGAAGCTGTTTCCATCCTTGTCCTCCCGGACGCCGTCGCCGTTGATGTCCCGATAGCCCGCAGCATCGAGCCGGCGATTAGCCTCGGCGAGATCAAAGTGACGCCTGATGTCGCCCAAGTCCGAGTAGTAATCGGTCGCCACCGGCATGGCCAGTCCAACGCCGGGATCGGCATGCCTGCGGAAGGCTCGATCCACCATGGTCTTCTGATCGATCGCGTAGCCGATCGCATCGCGAAACGCCCGATCCTGCAGGGCCTTTGTACTACCGGCCCCGTCTCCGGATGCGGTGTTGAAAGCCAGGTAAATGCGCTGCTCGATGCGCTGCTGACCGACCACGATGGCGGGATCCTCCGAGAGGTCGGCCCATTGGGCTGCCGTCAGATACACACCATAATCGATATCTCCGCTCTTCAGACTCTGCGCGATCGGATCAGCCGTATCGAAGAAATGGAAGACCATGCCGGCCGCCGCCGGCGGCCCCGCGCGGAAGTACTTGTTCGGCACGAGCCGGGCAAACTGCCCCTGCTGAAACTCAGAGACGATCATGGGCCCCGTGCCCACCAGCGGCGGGGAATTGCGAAACTTGCCGCGCGCATCCGCATGGCTGATGTCTTTCCAGATGTGCTCTGGGACTATCATATTAAAGTTGGCAACTGGCCAACGAGTGGGAGCCTTGGTCACGATTTGCAAAGTCTCGTCATCGAGAGCCGTGATGGACTCGACTTGCTCTACGCCGGTAGTGTTGTTCCAGCCGATGCTCAGCTCGTCGGGCGTGCCCAGGGAGTCACGCAGATAGTTGTAGGTGAATGCGGCGTCTCTTGCGGTGGCAGGCTGGCCGTCTGACCACTTCATGCCAGGCCAGATCTTGAACGTCCAGGTGAGGTTGTCGTCGGCAACGGACCACTCTTTGGCAAATCCCTTCCGATCGGGATGGCGCTGGGCGTCCACACCGACCAGAAAGTCATAGGTGAAGGCCGTCGGCCAGAACGAACTCCAGGTGGCAAAGGGGTTCATCGTGTCGGGCGAAACGGTTGCGCCCATGCGCACGGTGTGATTGCCGCATGTAGATGCGGCAAATGCCGTTGAGCGCATAATCCAGGGCGCAGCTGATACAGCCAGCATTGCCTTCATGACGGCTCGGCGGTGCGATTTATTCATACTATCCTCCCTCGGGAACTTAATTCCGCTTCTGTTATTCTACGGCAAGTTATGTGGCGCCTGGTGCGCTGGATCGAA is a window encoding:
- a CDS encoding acetyl-CoA carboxylase biotin carboxylase subunit family protein, producing the protein MGRKAFILVEGGPWGCGLLYVQAAQRLGLHPIIFSAGPTCDDYLAAEGIEAIRVDTSDVNALIRECTRILATYHIAGITGRVMDYSTVGELCRRFDLLGPNPASIERCRDKFTQRQLLAKAGVPMPAFRVAANARDVERAAAEIGLPVILKPTVNGGSIGVRLCRNFDEVAEHTAYLLSEKHIWLSSRRILVEEFAQGPYYAADIMGNEVIGIGAGDFGPPPHFVYRQYTYPAMLTGEEYDRIADISLSCLRALDLGWGPTNIEFRWTRGGPVVIEVNPRMAGTPDPQLVRLAYGVDLITEHIKLAIGDEWDLRKGDLQTAAARFLVADRDGTLAWIGGDSRAAAVSGVAEVKFYVQPKTPIVRKGDYRDTIGHVIVASPSHAQTEATLQRAVDLIDWSITPFPTLAE
- a CDS encoding ABC transporter ATP-binding protein; the protein is MPETADILRLESLQVHFPIQSGLFDCFLGRPAGAVRAVDGIDLDIGRGEIVALVGESGSGKTTVGRVITKLAQPTGGRLLFKGRDMTSVQGASALRPYRHRVQMIFQDAYQALNPRHTVFDIVAEPLRSLRLVVNATQLAERVSEALASAGLNPPSDFFVRFPHELSGGQRQRVVIAGALAVKPELIVADEPVSMLDVSIRAQILQVLVDLRDKHNMALLFITHDLPLAWLIADRIAVLYLGRVVEIGSADEITFNPRHPYTVALRNATPQIGGNSDRPQLPALQGDVPSAARLPKGCRFHPRCPRTFGRCKEEEPPAIEVGPQHTSACWLAQ
- a CDS encoding ABC transporter ATP-binding protein; its protein translation is MTSPSRDRVSLLEIDGLAVDYGLKGVSLRAIDNVTFALRAGEAVALVGESGSGKTTTAMAIAGLLSPNARVGKGEVRYRGSRLPIDNDAAMRPHRWSETSVVFQGAMNALNPVHRIIKQIAEPCMLKLGMSRGEAIARARELLELVGIPADRGSAYPHELSGGMRQRVMIAMALACRPSIIIGDEPTTALDVITQAQILKLLGDLRSRLNLALILITHDLSVVAETCDRVMIMYAGRIVEDGAVAEIFAKPKHPYTRLLIDSIPNPANGKKIIRPIPGDPPNLMNRPSGCAFHPRCPSAMGVCATVIPSFDECGQGRVACHLHRSLPQEEKVAAHA
- a CDS encoding ABC transporter permease, whose amino-acid sequence is MSENIVKYSPRSRALVIKDFLRQFLGYGGARLGLSCLLFFLVLASVPNILVGPLETVATAAGDFLASPSSQHLLGTDEVGRDVLNLVVHGARISLTIALLATVISLIVGTTVGMTAGYFGGWVDVWLMRLTDFFFVVPSFVLALVITPVLLEVMGRGEILGFRPSIFVIIVVIGMTSWAFVARIVRSQTLSLKERTFVDRARVAGSSNLSIMLRHILPNLVPQIAANGALVVAGAIYVETSLSFLGLGDPLQPSWGTLLSLAQRAGAASAGAWWYLGAPGLCALTVSLSFVLIGNALDDTFNPRRRVIP
- a CDS encoding ABC transporter permease; this encodes MSRRLGRIFLRAIVTLLMVATLNFILFRVIPGDPASLLLGGARTSVTAEQMEAQRQNWGLNRPLFPDQMVDYLTATLHGDLGYSFKFRGRQVSDLILERLPATVALVGLAQLLAILCGVVLGIYAGWRRGGAVDHIATGASLALYSTPSFWLGMILVVIFSTALGWFPGYGAHSPGAVSGSLDGLLDYMRHLALPVTAVTLGLIGQYVVVARAAMSDVVTEDYMVTARAKGLSNGQMLIRHAFRNAMLPVVTLITLNLGYVVAGAITVEAVFAWPGIGGLTVEALNARDYPVLQGIFLLLGASIVVANLVADLAYGLLDPRVRQ
- a CDS encoding ABC transporter substrate-binding protein; translation: MNKSHRRAVMKAMLAVSAAPWIMRSTAFAASTCGNHTVRMGATVSPDTMNPFATWSSFWPTAFTYDFLVGVDAQRHPDRKGFAKEWSVADDNLTWTFKIWPGMKWSDGQPATARDAAFTYNYLRDSLGTPDELSIGWNNTTGVEQVESITALDDETLQIVTKAPTRWPVANFNMIVPEHIWKDISHADARGKFRNSPPLVGTGPMIVSEFQQGQFARLVPNKYFRAGPPAAAGMVFHFFDTADPIAQSLKSGDIDYGVYLTAAQWADLSEDPAIVVGQQRIEQRIYLAFNTASGDGAGSTKALQDRAFRDAIGYAIDQKTMVDRAFRRHADPGVGLAMPVATDYYSDLGDIRRHFDLAEANRRLDAAGYRDINGDGVREDKDGNSFQLSLITGSGANSVAIPPSAVQLVVGWLGQIGIPVSVTQFDSGALNAKTAAPAKGGGGWDVLVASNWLTPSPQDLLVLGSSKAIGQDNRSYWKNDKFDKLLSEVEHTVDLKKSRELVDQAARLIYTEAPYIILCYPFVLDAYRKDCFEGWGTQDALSMWSYFPLDRVKPL